In Polaribacter sp. Hel_I_88, the following proteins share a genomic window:
- a CDS encoding lipopolysaccharide assembly protein LapB, protein MIKKITYFLFIAISFSCVKEKEKTKITLEDVTNLGFSLQNKSDRDDIPAMNELYDVKAFADIFLLKSADKEVHEFNAGFFMGFSRNFNFGEMLVAQKSEGGSYEFIRAYEDEKNNFHLLFRLYGEGLNYHDYLVKEINGELKIVDMYIYMSGEYLSDTYRTYYKSILDKSNVLTKDLTEITVYQDALKLIEVKELNAAGKFKEAHKVYKSISNSSKVTKAFQLVNIMLTFNLSEDLYYKAIKDYEKRFPNDPSLYLVSLDGLIYKKEFDKAIKSIDKLDELLGGDPFLNYIKGNIYYFEKDYENALGKYAIINLEYPDFIDAYDSALGIYLETNNTEKVIEILELYVNKFEIDKEELKFNLSEFAPAFIKTKEFKNWFSK, encoded by the coding sequence ATGATAAAAAAAATTACTTACTTTCTTTTTATAGCAATCAGTTTTTCTTGTGTTAAAGAAAAAGAAAAAACGAAAATTACTTTAGAAGATGTAACGAATTTAGGTTTTAGTCTTCAAAACAAGTCAGATAGAGATGATATACCTGCAATGAATGAGCTTTATGATGTAAAAGCTTTTGCGGATATTTTTCTTTTAAAATCTGCTGATAAAGAAGTGCATGAATTTAACGCGGGGTTTTTTATGGGTTTTTCCAGAAATTTCAACTTTGGTGAAATGCTGGTTGCACAAAAAAGCGAAGGAGGTTCCTATGAATTTATAAGAGCTTATGAAGATGAAAAAAACAATTTTCATTTGCTTTTTAGGCTTTATGGAGAAGGTTTAAATTATCATGATTATTTAGTGAAAGAAATAAATGGCGAGCTCAAAATCGTAGATATGTACATTTATATGTCTGGTGAATATTTGAGTGATACCTATAGAACCTATTATAAATCTATTTTAGATAAATCGAACGTTTTAACTAAAGATTTAACAGAAATTACAGTGTATCAAGATGCTCTAAAACTGATTGAAGTTAAAGAGTTAAATGCAGCTGGTAAATTTAAAGAAGCGCATAAAGTTTACAAATCCATTAGTAATTCTTCAAAAGTTACAAAGGCATTTCAATTGGTAAATATCATGCTAACCTTCAATTTATCTGAAGATTTGTATTATAAAGCCATTAAAGATTATGAAAAAAGATTCCCAAATGATCCTAGTTTATATTTAGTTTCTTTGGATGGTTTAATTTATAAAAAAGAATTTGATAAGGCTATAAAATCGATTGATAAACTAGACGAACTTTTAGGAGGAGACCCATTTTTAAATTATATAAAAGGTAATATTTATTATTTCGAAAAAGACTATGAAAATGCTTTAGGGAAGTATGCCATTATAAATCTTGAATATCCAGATTTTATAGATGCTTATGACAGTGCTTTAGGTATTTACTTGGAGACAAATAATACTGAAAAAGTTATTGAAATTTTAGAATTATACGTGAACAAATTTGAGATTGATAAAGAAGAATTAAAGTTTAATTTATCTGAATTTGCGCCAGCATTTATAAAAACGAAAGAATTTAAAAACTGGTTTTCAAAATAA
- a CDS encoding peptidylprolyl isomerase: MRNIAYIFVVFLTITACQSSKYKSLEDGLYAEIQTNKGDIFLELYADDVPMTVANFVSLAEGTNNNVTDSLKGKKFYDGIRFHRVVNNFIVQAGDPTETGRGTAGYRFGDEFPKDENGALLYKHDDAGMLSMANGGPESNGSQFFITHREIPHLDGKHSVFGKTIVNSTQLATLKKNIKDDTKLKNAIDSLRNVVLNDIVQFDTIFTINIIRIGDKADSYKAGEVFDNEMALYAENKKTRKEQEATAEAARYAKYLENKADFFAKMDEEKATKTTSGLGILMLKENPTGKKIATNKPVKSHFTLYTADGTQIQSTKDGGQPFVFQLDDAEKPMITGFKEGVINMRVGEKARLFVPYYIGFGEAKYGPFPAKSDLVFEIEILEIGK, translated from the coding sequence ATGAGAAATATAGCTTATATATTTGTTGTTTTTTTAACTATAACAGCTTGCCAATCTTCTAAATATAAAAGTTTAGAAGATGGCTTGTATGCAGAAATACAAACGAACAAAGGTGACATATTTTTAGAGTTATATGCAGATGATGTGCCAATGACTGTTGCTAATTTTGTTTCTCTAGCAGAAGGCACTAATAATAATGTTACTGATTCTTTAAAAGGGAAAAAGTTTTACGATGGCATTCGTTTTCATAGAGTTGTCAACAACTTTATTGTGCAAGCTGGAGATCCTACAGAAACTGGAAGAGGAACTGCTGGTTATCGTTTTGGAGACGAGTTTCCTAAAGATGAAAATGGTGCTTTATTGTATAAACATGATGATGCTGGAATGCTATCCATGGCAAATGGAGGTCCAGAATCTAATGGGAGTCAGTTTTTTATAACGCATAGAGAAATTCCACATTTAGATGGTAAACATTCCGTTTTTGGAAAAACTATTGTAAACTCCACTCAATTAGCTACTTTAAAAAAGAACATTAAAGACGATACAAAACTTAAAAATGCCATAGATTCTTTAAGAAATGTTGTTTTAAATGATATTGTTCAGTTCGATACAATTTTCACTATTAATATTATAAGAATTGGTGATAAAGCTGATTCTTATAAAGCAGGCGAAGTTTTTGATAATGAGATGGCTTTATATGCTGAAAATAAGAAAACAAGAAAAGAGCAAGAAGCCACAGCAGAAGCAGCTAGATATGCTAAATATTTAGAAAATAAAGCTGATTTTTTTGCCAAAATGGATGAAGAAAAAGCAACAAAAACAACCTCTGGTTTAGGTATTTTAATGTTAAAGGAAAATCCTACAGGAAAAAAAATAGCAACCAACAAGCCTGTAAAATCTCATTTTACTTTGTACACTGCAGATGGTACTCAAATTCAATCTACAAAAGATGGTGGTCAGCCATTTGTGTTTCAGTTAGATGATGCAGAAAAACCAATGATTACTGGTTTTAAGGAAGGTGTTATAAATATGAGAGTTGGTGAAAAAGCGCGCTTATTCGTACCTTATTACATTGGCTTTGGTGAAGCAAAATACGGACCATTTCCTGCAAAGTCAGATTTGGTTTTTGAAATAGAAATTTTAGAAATAGGAAAATAA
- a CDS encoding LTA synthase family protein: MLQKIPNYIKYIFSNFILLIVFNFIFRILFYSFFAELETATSTEIQKAFWLGLRFDIKLASIVLFPLALLVLIFNRRFFSNSFYKKFATFYLILAYIILTIFYLIDFGYYDYLSIRLDAASLRFLEDLKISTQVLFESYPVFKGLLGFLILGFVIYKLSRFLYVKFKNHQINRSKKVKTVYFIVTFLLLSFSIYNSFSHYPLRWSEAFFSKNSKVNQFALNPVLYFFDSFKFRSEGVNMAEFKKYYPVIAEHLGLPKDSVSFERKVVFEDSLKTKPNVVFVMLESVGVKPLSYYGNPINSSPKIDSLIPKSLNFSNFFVHKSGTAASVFASVTGLPDIDDVNTASRNPMIIDQRILFDQFEGYEKLYFLGGSANWANIRGIFQANIKGLKIFEEGSYETENRADVWGIDDYELFKESDKELQKLHQQNKPFVAYIQTASNHIPFTVPDQKESFTPLAETDISDDLLEKSGFKSVAQLNAMRYIDFNIGRFLERAKTAGYYENTVFVFFGDHNTMMNRNHQYTNEHDLNINLQHALFFVHAPKFVESKEITKNAKLIDLFPTVMSLIKMDYTNYTLGSNLLDSSSTRKPSSFVYLKMNGEPTVGLLQDSLYYSKTNISKTKGLYNLNAENLIDLKAEYPKKALEMDSLLNAYYHATKYLYFNNKKLEK, translated from the coding sequence ATGCTCCAAAAAATTCCCAATTACATAAAATACATTTTTAGCAATTTCATTTTGTTAATTGTTTTTAATTTCATTTTTAGAATCCTCTTTTACTCCTTTTTTGCAGAATTAGAAACTGCAACTTCCACCGAAATTCAAAAAGCATTTTGGCTAGGTTTGCGTTTCGATATAAAATTAGCTTCGATTGTTCTTTTTCCATTAGCACTTTTAGTTTTAATTTTCAATAGACGTTTTTTTAGCAATTCATTTTATAAAAAATTCGCAACTTTTTATTTGATTCTTGCCTACATTATTTTAACCATATTTTACTTAATCGATTTTGGTTATTATGATTATTTATCTATTAGATTAGATGCTGCTTCGCTTCGTTTTTTGGAAGATTTAAAAATATCTACACAAGTTTTATTTGAAAGTTATCCTGTTTTTAAAGGTTTACTCGGGTTTTTAATTCTCGGTTTTGTAATTTATAAACTTTCTCGATTTTTATATGTCAAATTTAAAAATCATCAAATTAATCGCTCTAAAAAAGTAAAAACCGTATATTTTATAGTTACTTTTTTATTGTTGTCTTTTAGTATTTACAATAGTTTTTCTCATTATCCTTTAAGATGGAGTGAAGCTTTTTTCTCTAAAAATAGCAAAGTAAATCAATTTGCATTAAATCCTGTTTTATACTTTTTCGATAGCTTTAAATTTAGAAGTGAAGGTGTTAATATGGCCGAATTCAAAAAATATTACCCTGTAATTGCCGAACATTTAGGGTTACCAAAAGATTCTGTTTCCTTTGAAAGAAAAGTAGTTTTTGAAGATTCTTTAAAAACAAAACCAAACGTTGTTTTTGTGATGTTAGAATCTGTGGGCGTAAAACCTTTAAGTTACTATGGAAACCCAATCAACAGTTCACCAAAAATAGATTCTTTAATTCCTAAAAGTTTAAATTTCTCTAATTTTTTCGTGCATAAATCAGGAACTGCAGCCAGCGTTTTTGCGAGTGTTACTGGGTTGCCAGATATAGATGACGTAAACACAGCTTCTAGAAACCCGATGATTATAGATCAGCGTATTTTATTTGATCAATTTGAAGGTTATGAAAAATTGTACTTTTTAGGAGGAAGTGCAAATTGGGCAAACATCCGTGGAATTTTTCAAGCAAACATAAAAGGTTTAAAAATCTTTGAAGAAGGTAGTTATGAAACTGAAAACAGAGCTGATGTTTGGGGAATTGATGATTACGAATTGTTTAAAGAATCTGATAAGGAGTTGCAAAAATTGCATCAACAAAACAAACCATTTGTAGCGTATATTCAAACTGCCAGTAACCACATTCCATTTACAGTTCCTGATCAAAAAGAAAGTTTTACTCCGCTTGCTGAAACCGATATTTCTGACGATTTATTAGAAAAATCTGGTTTTAAATCGGTTGCTCAATTAAATGCCATGCGTTATATAGATTTTAATATTGGTCGTTTTTTAGAAAGAGCAAAAACTGCTGGGTATTATGAAAATACTGTGTTTGTATTTTTTGGCGATCATAACACAATGATGAACAGAAATCATCAATATACAAATGAGCACGATTTAAACATCAACCTACAACACGCACTTTTCTTTGTACATGCTCCAAAATTTGTAGAATCAAAAGAAATTACTAAAAATGCAAAATTAATTGATTTATTTCCAACAGTAATGAGTTTGATAAAAATGGATTATACCAATTACACTTTAGGAAGCAATCTTTTGGATAGTTCTAGCACAAGAAAACCTTCTTCTTTTGTGTATCTTAAAATGAATGGAGAACCTACTGTTGGCCTACTACAAGACAGTTTGTATTATTCCAAAACTAACATCAGCAAAACAAAAGGTTTGTATAATTTAAATGCTGAAAATTTGATAGATTTAAAAGCAGAATATCCAAAGAAAGCATTAGAAATGGATAGCCTTTTAAATGCGTATTATCACGCAACTAAATATTTATATTTCAATAATAAAAAGTTAGAGAAATAA
- a CDS encoding quinone-dependent dihydroorotate dehydrogenase: MYKLLIRPVFFLFDPEKVHYFTFSLIRFLCKIPFMSGFFRSLYQVNDKKLERTLFGLTFKNPVGLAAGFDKNAVLYNELANFGFGFIEIGTVTPKGQVGNPKKRLFRLKDDQGIINRMGFNNEGLEVAIQQLKKNKGNVIIGGNIGKNTQTLPENYTADYLECFEGLHPYVDYFVLNVSCPNVGSHAKLNDKDYLIELISACQKLNTELSMSGRAQSRPILLKIAPDLNNQQLDEIIELVAETKIDGVIASNTSTSRDNLKASKERLQEIGNGGVSGQPIKNQSTKVIQYLADNSNKSFPIIGVGGIHSEQDALEKIKAGADLVQIYTGFIYEGPSLVKRINKAVLKNL, from the coding sequence ATGTACAAACTACTGATAAGACCCGTTTTTTTTCTTTTTGATCCAGAAAAAGTACATTATTTTACTTTTTCGTTGATACGCTTTTTGTGTAAAATTCCGTTTATGTCAGGATTTTTTAGAAGTTTGTATCAAGTAAATGATAAAAAATTAGAACGAACTTTATTTGGTTTAACGTTTAAAAATCCTGTGGGTTTGGCTGCTGGATTTGATAAAAATGCTGTTTTGTATAACGAATTGGCAAATTTCGGTTTTGGTTTTATAGAAATAGGTACAGTAACCCCAAAAGGGCAAGTTGGGAATCCTAAAAAAAGATTATTCCGTTTAAAAGACGATCAAGGAATTATCAATAGAATGGGCTTTAACAACGAAGGTTTGGAAGTTGCCATTCAGCAATTAAAAAAGAACAAAGGCAATGTAATAATTGGTGGAAATATTGGTAAAAATACCCAAACATTACCAGAAAATTATACAGCAGATTATTTAGAATGTTTTGAAGGTTTGCATCCTTATGTAGATTATTTTGTGCTAAATGTTAGCTGCCCAAATGTGGGAAGTCATGCAAAATTAAATGACAAAGATTATTTGATAGAGTTGATTTCTGCTTGCCAAAAATTAAATACAGAACTTTCTATGTCAGGTCGAGCGCAGTCGAGACCTATTTTATTAAAAATTGCTCCAGATTTAAATAACCAACAATTAGATGAAATTATAGAATTGGTTGCAGAAACTAAGATTGATGGTGTGATTGCATCCAACACATCCACCAGTAGAGATAATTTAAAAGCCTCAAAAGAACGTTTGCAAGAAATTGGAAATGGAGGAGTAAGTGGTCAGCCAATCAAAAATCAGAGTACAAAAGTGATTCAATATTTGGCAGACAATTCAAACAAATCTTTTCCGATTATTGGAGTAGGAGGTATCCATTCTGAACAAGATGCTTTAGAAAAAATCAAGGCAGGAGCAGATTTGGTACAGATTTATACAGGTTTTATTTATGAAGGCCCAAGTTTGGTAAAAAGAATAAATAAAGCTGTTTTAAAGAATTTGTAA
- a CDS encoding phosphatase PAP2 family protein, with protein sequence MFDSIIQKDKELSVFLNNLGSEQWDSFWLGITNQFYWAPLFLFILILVVKTFGWKRGGVMILAMILLVTISDQLTVFIKDNTFRLRPNNDPEIMNSLRTSLREFTNPQSHSFMSGHATTSTFFSLFTIFLLRERYKQIYFILIFPLFFAYSRLYLGVHFPSDVFVGILTGILLANIYYFFFKKLDKKLFL encoded by the coding sequence TTGTTCGATTCAATTATACAAAAAGACAAAGAACTATCCGTTTTCTTAAACAATTTAGGAAGTGAACAATGGGACTCATTTTGGTTGGGAATTACAAACCAATTTTACTGGGCTCCATTGTTCCTTTTTATTTTAATATTAGTTGTAAAAACATTTGGTTGGAAACGTGGTGGAGTTATGATTTTAGCCATGATTTTATTGGTTACAATTTCAGACCAATTAACCGTTTTTATAAAAGATAACACCTTTAGATTAAGACCCAATAACGATCCAGAAATTATGAATTCTCTGCGAACTTCTTTAAGAGAGTTTACGAATCCACAGAGTCATAGTTTTATGTCTGGACATGCAACAACATCCACTTTTTTCTCTTTATTTACAATCTTTTTATTGAGAGAAAGATATAAGCAGATTTACTTTATTTTAATTTTCCCACTATTTTTTGCGTACAGTAGGTTGTATTTAGGAGTTCATTTTCCTTCGGATGTTTTTGTCGGAATTTTAACCGGAATTTTATTGGCTAATATCTATTATTTCTTCTTTAAAAAACTCGATAAAAAATTATTTCTCTAA
- a CDS encoding LysE family translocator, whose amino-acid sequence MLETLFSFALATSLLALSPGPDNIFVLTQSIVNGKKFGLATVFGLISGCLVHTTLLAFGVSAIIKNSENLFFAIKLFGAIYLLYLAYKVYKSDANIILSNDNVAKKTTTQLFKQGFIMNVLNPKVSIFFLALFPGFLFSDKMSTILQFYVLGLIFMAVSLIIFSAIAILAGTISEQIKENNKIGVYLKWMQIVVFVVIAVLILI is encoded by the coding sequence ATGTTAGAAACCTTATTTTCTTTTGCACTTGCAACATCTCTTTTAGCATTGTCTCCAGGACCAGATAATATTTTCGTGTTGACACAAAGTATTGTAAATGGTAAAAAGTTTGGTTTAGCAACCGTTTTTGGGCTGATTTCAGGTTGTTTAGTGCACACTACTTTACTAGCATTTGGAGTTTCAGCGATTATAAAAAACTCAGAAAATTTATTTTTTGCGATTAAACTATTTGGCGCAATTTACTTATTGTATTTAGCATACAAAGTTTATAAATCGGATGCAAACATTATACTTTCAAATGATAATGTAGCAAAGAAAACGACGACACAATTATTCAAACAAGGGTTTATTATGAATGTTTTAAACCCAAAAGTTTCTATTTTCTTTTTAGCGTTATTTCCTGGATTTTTGTTTTCTGATAAAATGTCAACAATCCTTCAATTTTATGTGTTGGGATTGATATTCATGGCAGTCTCACTCATTATTTTTTCTGCAATAGCCATTTTAGCGGGTACCATTTCAGAACAAATTAAAGAAAATAATAAAATTGGTGTCTATTTAAAATGGATGCAAATTGTTGTTTTTGTGGTGATTGCTGTTCTAATTTTGATATAA
- the pheT gene encoding phenylalanine--tRNA ligase subunit beta translates to MKISYNWLQQFVKIDWDATKTGELLTDLGLEVEGIETKESIKGSLKGIVVGKVLTCVQHPNADRLKITTVDLGDGKPVQIVCGAPNVAAGQKVPVATIGTMLYDDKGEGFKIKKGKIRGEESHGMICAEDELGLGSDHDGILVLDEKLKEGTLASDVFNIKTDYVFEIGLTPNRSDAMSHYGVARDLRAGLMQKDVQKELISPSVSNFHVDERTFRFDVEVEDKELVPRYCGITITDITVKDSPEFIQNHLKAIGIAPKNNIVDITNYVLHELGQPLHAFDVQKIKGTKIKVKTLKEGTKFVTLDGIERTLSADDIMICDADENPLCLGGVFGGLQSGVTEHTTSIFLESAYFNPVSIRKTAKRHALNTDASFRFERGIDINMTEYALKRAALLIEEYAGGKLASDISDFYPVKVEDFQVFFSYQNAYRLIGQEIPKEKIKNILASLEIKINSETEGGLGLTIPSYRTDVQREADIIEEILRVYGYNNIEFSHKLNTSISFDSNKETKIENIIADQLSALGFNETMANSLTKSDYTKLSENINEEANVAMLNPLSNDLDVMRQSLLFSGLESVSYNLNRRNNSLKFYEFGKTYHNYNSKYQEDKHLTLFVTGNRTKDTWNSKSATSDFFYVKGIIASVLERLGISNFKTSPTKNDVFSEGITLSLGKIKVAEFGVVRKSILKEFGIKQEVLFADFNWDNILKLASKKQLKVSEISKFPSVKRDLALLLDAKTQFKEIYNMAFQSEKNILKEVDLFDVYEGDKLPEGKKSYAVSFVLQDDSKTLEDNQIDKVMQKLQQSFEKNLEAVLR, encoded by the coding sequence ATGAAAATATCTTATAATTGGTTACAACAATTTGTAAAAATTGACTGGGATGCAACTAAAACAGGGGAGTTGTTAACTGATTTAGGTTTGGAGGTAGAAGGAATTGAAACCAAAGAATCTATAAAAGGAAGCTTAAAAGGCATTGTTGTTGGTAAAGTTTTAACCTGTGTGCAGCATCCAAATGCAGACAGATTAAAAATAACTACTGTAGATTTAGGAGATGGAAAACCTGTACAAATTGTTTGTGGAGCACCTAATGTTGCTGCTGGGCAAAAAGTACCTGTTGCTACTATTGGAACCATGTTGTACGATGACAAAGGGGAAGGTTTCAAAATAAAAAAAGGGAAAATTAGAGGCGAAGAAAGTCATGGGATGATTTGCGCTGAAGACGAATTAGGTCTAGGAAGTGATCATGATGGAATTCTAGTTTTAGATGAAAAATTAAAAGAAGGAACTTTAGCTTCGGATGTTTTTAACATCAAAACAGACTATGTTTTTGAAATTGGTTTAACACCCAACAGATCTGATGCCATGAGTCATTATGGAGTTGCTAGAGATTTAAGAGCAGGTTTAATGCAAAAAGATGTTCAGAAGGAATTAATTTCGCCTTCTGTTAGTAATTTTCACGTAGATGAAAGAACTTTTCGTTTTGATGTGGAAGTGGAAGATAAAGAATTGGTACCTCGTTATTGTGGAATTACAATTACAGATATTACAGTAAAAGATTCACCAGAATTTATTCAGAATCATTTAAAAGCAATCGGAATTGCACCCAAAAATAATATTGTAGATATTACAAATTATGTGTTGCATGAGCTTGGGCAGCCTTTACATGCTTTTGACGTTCAGAAAATTAAGGGAACTAAAATTAAAGTGAAAACTTTAAAAGAGGGAACCAAATTTGTAACTTTAGATGGAATTGAAAGAACACTTTCTGCTGATGATATTATGATTTGTGATGCTGATGAAAATCCACTTTGTTTAGGAGGTGTTTTTGGAGGTTTACAATCTGGAGTTACAGAACATACCACATCAATATTTTTAGAAAGTGCTTATTTTAACCCTGTTTCTATCAGGAAAACAGCAAAAAGACACGCTTTAAATACGGATGCTTCTTTTAGATTTGAAAGAGGAATTGATATTAATATGACAGAGTATGCTTTAAAAAGAGCAGCATTGTTAATTGAAGAATATGCAGGTGGAAAATTAGCATCTGATATTTCTGATTTTTACCCAGTAAAAGTGGAAGATTTTCAAGTGTTTTTCTCTTATCAAAATGCATACAGATTAATAGGACAAGAAATTCCGAAAGAGAAAATTAAAAATATCTTAGCTTCTTTAGAAATTAAAATTAATAGCGAAACTGAAGGTGGTTTAGGCTTAACAATTCCATCTTATAGAACAGATGTGCAAAGAGAAGCTGATATTATTGAGGAAATTTTACGAGTATATGGCTACAATAATATTGAGTTTTCTCACAAGTTAAACACGTCAATTTCTTTTGATTCTAACAAAGAAACTAAAATTGAAAACATTATTGCAGATCAATTAAGTGCTTTAGGTTTTAATGAAACCATGGCGAATTCTTTAACAAAATCTGATTATACAAAATTGTCAGAAAATATAAATGAAGAAGCAAATGTTGCCATGTTAAACCCTTTGAGTAACGATTTAGATGTAATGCGTCAGTCTTTGTTATTTAGTGGTTTAGAGTCTGTTTCTTACAATTTAAATAGAAGAAATAACTCGTTAAAGTTTTATGAATTTGGTAAAACATACCATAACTATAATAGCAAATATCAAGAAGATAAACACTTAACATTATTTGTAACTGGAAACAGAACAAAAGATACTTGGAATAGCAAATCAGCAACTTCAGATTTCTTTTATGTAAAAGGAATTATAGCATCAGTTTTAGAAAGATTAGGAATTAGTAATTTTAAAACGTCGCCAACTAAAAACGATGTATTTTCTGAAGGAATTACTTTAAGTTTAGGAAAAATTAAAGTAGCTGAGTTTGGGGTTGTAAGAAAATCGATATTAAAAGAATTCGGAATTAAGCAAGAAGTATTATTTGCAGATTTTAATTGGGATAATATTCTAAAATTAGCAAGTAAAAAACAGTTAAAAGTTTCTGAGATTTCTAAATTTCCATCTGTTAAAAGAGATTTAGCTTTGCTATTAGATGCTAAAACTCAGTTTAAAGAGATTTACAATATGGCTTTTCAATCAGAAAAAAATATTTTAAAAGAAGTAGATTTATTTGATGTGTATGAAGGTGATAAATTACCAGAAGGTAAAAAATCGTATGCAGTAAGCTTTGTGTTGCAAGATGATTCTAAAACTCTAGAAGATAATCAGATAGATAAAGTGATGCAAAAATTACAACAAAGTTTTGAGAAAAATTTAGAAGCTGTTTTAAGATAA
- a CDS encoding TlpA disulfide reductase family protein encodes MRFLLLTLSFLLFISCDTETTKTLDSGTYRAVLQVQDNQELPFIFEVKNDSLFTIFNADEIITVDEVTYKNDSIVIQTPVFEGYIIAKIEENSLKGNFIKPSLDQIVPFKATKSNNRFSSKKEAAINVSGNWETIFSADHKVDTYLAKGIFTQKDNKVTGTFRTTTGDYRYLEGIVDGDSLKLSTFDGSHAFLFTAKATDSTLNGYFYSGNHWKEPFTAKLNNEYELPNEENLTYIKKGYEYFDFSFPDTRGRVVSLSDPEFNDKVIILQIMGTWCPNCLDESKFLVNYVKENPNKNLQIIALAFEEAKTREIAYERIKRFKNRIGIEYPVLLAQFGNLANKTLAQQKLPMLNHIISYPTTIFMDKSGKVRKIHTGFNGPATGEKYTEFTKEFEVFVDELLNED; translated from the coding sequence ATGCGTTTTTTATTATTGACTCTCAGTTTTTTACTTTTTATTTCTTGTGATACAGAAACTACTAAAACTTTAGATTCTGGCACATACAGAGCCGTTTTACAAGTTCAAGACAACCAAGAATTGCCCTTTATTTTTGAAGTTAAAAACGATTCTCTCTTCACTATTTTTAATGCTGATGAAATTATTACTGTTGATGAAGTTACGTATAAGAATGATTCTATAGTGATTCAAACACCCGTTTTTGAAGGATACATCATTGCAAAAATCGAAGAAAACTCCTTAAAAGGTAATTTTATAAAACCAAGTTTAGATCAGATTGTGCCATTTAAAGCGACTAAAAGTAACAATCGGTTTTCATCTAAAAAAGAGGCAGCTATAAATGTTTCTGGAAACTGGGAAACCATTTTTAGTGCAGATCATAAAGTTGACACTTATCTTGCGAAAGGAATTTTTACACAAAAAGATAATAAAGTTACAGGAACTTTTAGAACCACAACTGGCGATTACAGATATTTGGAAGGTATTGTTGATGGCGATTCTTTAAAGCTTTCTACTTTTGATGGTTCTCACGCATTCTTATTTACAGCAAAAGCAACAGATTCTACTTTAAATGGATATTTTTATTCTGGCAATCATTGGAAAGAACCTTTTACAGCAAAACTAAATAATGAGTACGAATTGCCTAATGAAGAGAATTTAACATACATTAAAAAAGGTTACGAATATTTTGATTTTTCTTTTCCTGATACAAGAGGAAGAGTGGTTTCTTTGAGTGATCCTGAATTTAATGATAAAGTGATTATTTTACAAATTATGGGAACTTGGTGCCCAAATTGTTTGGATGAAAGCAAGTTTTTGGTCAATTATGTAAAGGAAAATCCAAATAAAAATTTGCAAATTATTGCATTGGCGTTTGAAGAAGCAAAAACAAGAGAAATTGCTTATGAGAGAATTAAGCGTTTTAAAAACCGAATAGGAATTGAATATCCTGTATTGTTAGCGCAATTTGGTAATTTGGCGAATAAAACTTTAGCACAACAAAAATTACCAATGTTAAATCATATCATTTCTTATCCAACAACCATTTTTATGGATAAATCAGGTAAGGTTAGGAAAATTCACACTGGTTTTAATGGCCCAGCAACTGGCGAAAAATATACAGAATTCACAAAAGAATTTGAGGTTTTTGTTGACGAATTGCTGAATGAAGATTAA